Proteins encoded within one genomic window of Cucumis sativus cultivar 9930 chromosome 3, Cucumber_9930_V3, whole genome shotgun sequence:
- the LOC101210336 gene encoding thylakoid lumenal 29 kDa protein, chloroplastic: MQLFSLLPYSFHLHFTLSTTMALSFLSSLPSFLPLLPPQTAFSSPTSSFPSLTVKLRCAHVKTDASNQDRISRRDVLQGFGGTLALGLMVNSDLMVEPAYAADLIQRRQRSEFLSSIKSTLYTAIKKNPDIVPSLLTLALNDAVTYDKATKSGGPNGSIRFSSEISRPENAKLSAAMSLIEEAKKEIDSYSKGGPISYADLIQLAAQSGVKSTFLASAIRKCGGNEEKGSLLYSAYGSNGQWGLFERQFGRSDAEAPDPEGRVPIWEKASVQEMKEKLSAIGFGPRQLAVLSAFLGPDQAATEELLASDPDVFPWVQKYQRSRETVSQTDYEVDLITTLTKISSLGQQINYEAYSYPVKKVDLSKLKL, from the exons ATGCaacttttctctcttcttccctACTCCTTCCATTTACACTTCACTTTATCAACAACAATGGCGCtctctttcctctcttctctCCCTTCCTTTCTCCCTCTCCTTCCTCCTCAAACCGCCTTCTCCTCCCCCACTTCTTCATTTCCCTCCCTCACT gTCAAACTTCGTTGTGCTCACGTCAAAACGGATGCTAGCAACCAGGATCGTATTAGTAGAAGAGATGTTCTTCAAGGTTTTGGCGGTACTCTTGCCCTG GGATTAATGGTGAACTCTGACCTAATGGTAGAGCCGGCTTATGCTGCTGATTTAATACAGCGTAGACAGCGATCTGAATTTTTGT CAAGTATCAAGAGCACCCTTTATACAGCTATTAAG AAAAATCCAGACATTGTTCCCTCCCTTTTAACATTGGCACTAAATGATGCTGTGACTTACGATAAG GCTACTAAATCTGGAGGGCCAAATGGATCCATCCGCTTTAG TTCAGAGATTTCCAGACCTGAAAACGCCAAGTTGTCTGCTGCTATGAGTTTAATAGAGGAAGCAAAAAAGGAGATAGATTCTTATTCAAAGGGTGGACCTATTTCCTACGCAGATCTTATTCAACTCGCAG CACAAAGTGGCGTTAAATCCACCTTTCTAGCATCTGCCATCAGAAAATGTGGTGGGAATGAGGAAAAGGGGAGTTTGTTATATAGTGCATATGGCTCCAACGGGCAG TGGGGGTTGTTTGAAAGACAATTTGGAAGATCAGATGCCGAAGCGCCTGATCCTGAGGGAAGGGTCCCCATCTGGGAGAAAGCTAGCGTTcaggaaatgaaagaaaagttatcGGCCATTGGATTTGGTCCCCGCCAG CTGGCAGTTCTGTCCGCATTTCTGGGTCCTGATCAGGCAGCAACTGAGGAATTACTAGCCTCAGATCCTGATGTTTTTCCATGGGTTCAAAAGTATCAACGAAGCCGTGAAACGGTTTCTCAAACTGATTATGAG GTTGATCTAATAACCACTCTTACAAAAATAAGTAGCTTGGGACAGCAGATAAATTACGAGGCTTATAGCTATCCAGTTAAGAAAGTTGATTTGAGCAAACTCAAGTTATAG
- the LOC101207397 gene encoding serine--tRNA ligase, chloroplastic/mitochondrial isoform X2, which translates to MVANKMKGKLEPSERQKLIEEGKNLKEGLVSLEENLLKLTDQLQQEAQCIPNTTHPDVPIGGEDCSIIRKMVGSPREFSFPVKDHLELGKQLDIFDFDAAAEVSGSKFYYLKNAAVTLELGLINWTLSEVMKRGFTPLITPEIVRSTVVEKCGFQPRGENTQVYSIEGSDQCLIGTAEIPVGGIHMDSILSESSLPLKYVAYSHCFRTEAGAAGAATRGLYRVHQFSKVEMFIFCRPEESESYHEELIRIEEDLFSSLGLHFKTLDMASADLGAPAYRKFDVEAWMPGLGRYGEISSASNCTDYQSRRLGIRYRPQEQVPSTLKKGKGNLAPTQFVHTLNATACAVPRMMVCLLENYQQEDGSVIIPEPLRPFMGGLDRISPASA; encoded by the exons ATGGTTGCAAACAAGATGAAAGGGAAGCTGGAACCATCCGAGCGTCAAAAACTCATAGAGGAAG GAAAGAATCTAAAGGAAGGATTGGTTTCTTTGGAAGAAAATCTTCTTAAACTAACAGATCAGCTTCAACAAGAAGCACAATGTATACCAAACACGACCCATCCGGATGTTCCTATCGGAGGGGAGGACTGCTCGATAATAAGAAAGATG GTTGGTAGCCCGAGGGAGTTCAGTTTTCCTGTTAAAGATCATCTTGAACTTGGGAAGCAACTGGACATTTTTGACTTTGATGCTGCTGCTGAG GTTAGTGGATCTAAGTTCTACTACCTGAAAAATGCGGCAGTAACATTAGAATTGGGTCTGATCAACTGGACACTCTCTGAAGTTATGAAGAGAGGCTTTACTCCTTTAATAACCCCGGAAATTGTTAGGTCCACAGTCGTTGAAAAGTGTGGATTCCAACCTCGTGGTGAAAATACTCAG GTTTATTCCATTGAGGGAAGTGACCAATGCCTCATTGGTACTGCAGAGATTCCTGTAGGAGGGATTCACATGGACTCCATCCTTTCTGAGTCTTCATTACCTTTGAAGTATGTTGCTTATTCTCATTGCTTTCGTACTGAGGCAGGTGCTGCTGGAGCGGCAACAAG AGGCCTGTATCGAGTTCACCAGTTCAGCAAGGTagaaatgtttatattttgcCGTCCTGAAGAGAGTGAGTCTTACCATGAAGAACTCATAAGGATTGAAGAGGACCTGTTCTCATCACTAGGATTGcatttcaa GACCTTGGATATGGCCTCAGCAGATTTAGGTGCACCTGCTTATCGAAAATTTGATGTGGAGGCATGGATGCCAGGTTTGGGACGATATGGCGAG ATATCAAGTGCATCGAATTGTACAGACTATCAAAGCCGTAGATTAGGAATCCGATATCGTCCCCAAGAACAGGTACCATCAACTTTGAAGAAGGGCAAAGGCAATCTAGCGCCAACACAATTTGTTCACACGTTGAATGCAACAGCATGTGCTGTGCCTCGAATGATGGTTTGCTTGCTTGAAAATTATCAGCAGGAAGATGGGTCTGTTATTATTCCTGAGCCATTGAGGCCTTTCATGGGTGGTCTTGACCGCATTTCTCCCGCATCTGCATAG
- the LOC101207155 gene encoding O-fucosyltransferase 7 isoform X2 produces MPKPRRRAFSIMRKLLTCTICSMALVAVLSVPVQVFPSSRDVPIFSRSYKLPEQLGLKFQRPATGQSLTQELSPLRWSKAPRLFHKTSALDDLWTPPSSRNFFPCTKPSLNYSSPGKTRGFLLVHTNGGLNQMRAGICDMVAIARIINATLVIPDLDKHSFWNDSSNFSDIFDEDHFINALSNDVKVIKKLPKEFATIARAVKHFRSWSGIDYYRDEIASMWKNHRVIRAAKSDSRLANNNLPADIQKLRCHACYEALRFSPKIEAMGKLLVDRMRSYGPYIALHLRYEKDMLAFSGCTHDLSPAEADELKMIRENTSYWKVKNIDPKEQRAKGYCPLTPKEVGIFLNALGYPSNTPIYIAAGDIYGGESHMSDFQLRYPLLMRKEFLASSKELEPFVHHASQMAALDYIVSVESDVFISSYSGNMARAVEGHRRFLGHRRTISPDRKSLVRLFDKLEKGTMQEGNNLASRIIELHKRRQGSARKRKGPISGTRGMDRFRSEEAFYVNPLPDCLCQREQPNSQTSSFIRR; encoded by the exons ATGCCGAAGCCGCGGAGAAGAGCGTTTTCGATCATGAGGAAGCTTCTAACATGTACTATTTGCTCAATGGCCTTAGTTGCTGTGTTGTCCGTTCCCGTCCAGGTCTTTCCTTCATCCAGAGACGTTCCGATCTTCTCTCGATCTTACAAACTCCCTGAG CAACTTGGATTAAAGTTTCAGAGACCGGCTACAGGGCAAAGCTTGACACAAGAGCTTTCACCACTTCGTTGGTCCAAAGCTCCTCGTCTTTTCCACAAG ACCTCAGCTTTGGATGATCTTTGGACTCCTCCGTCGAGTCGTAATTTCTTTCCCTGCACTAAGCCTAGTCTTAATTACTCAT CTCCTGGAAAGACGAGAGGCTTCCTTCTGGTTCATACAAATGGAGGGCTTAATCAAATGCGCGCTGGG ATATGTGACATGGTTGCAATAGCACGTATAATTAATGCAACCCTCGTGATTCCTGATCTTGACAAGCATTCATTTTGGAACGACTCTAg CAACTTCTCAGATATTTTTGATGAAGATCATTTTATTAATGCTCTTTCCAATGATGTAAAAGTCATTAAGAAGCTTCCTAAGGAGTTTGCTACCATTGCAAGAGCAGTTAAGCATTTTAGAAGCTGGTCTGGCATTGATTACTACCGAGATGAGATAGCTAGCATGTGGAAGAATCATCGG GTTATTCGAGCTGCAAAGTCTGATTCTCGCTTAGCAAATAACAATCTTCCTGCTGACATACAGAAGCTGCGATGTCATGCTTGTTATGAAGCCTTGCGGTTTTCACCTAAAATTGAAGCTATGGGAAAG CTTTTGGTGGACCGTATGAGGTCTTATGGTCCTTACATTGCTTTGCATTTACGGTATGAGAAGGATATGCTAGCATTCAGTGGATGCACACACGATTTGTCTCCTGCAGAAGCTGACGAGCTAAAGATGATTAG GGAGAACACATCTTACTGGAAAGTAAAAAACATTGATCCCAAGGAACAAAGAGCCAAGGGGTATTGCCCCCTTACTCCAAAAGAGGTCGGAATTTTTCTAAACGCTCTTGGATACCCATCAAATACTCCTATATACATTGCCGCAGGTGATATATATGGGGGTGAATCACACATGTCTGATTTCCAATTGCGATATCCCTTGTTAATGAGGAAG GAATTTTTGGCATCTTCTAAAGAGCTTGAACCTTTTGTTCATCATGCATCTCAAATGGCTGCTCTGGATTACATTGTATCTGTTGAAAGTGATGTATTTATATCCTCATATTCTGGAAACATGGCCAGGGCAGTTGAAGGTCACCGCCGTTTCCTTGGACATAGGCGAACAATATCACCAGACAG AAAATCCCTTGTTCGTCTGTTTGACAAGCTTGAAAAAGGAACCATGCAAGAGGGCAATAACTTAGCCAGCCGAATTATTGAATTGCATAAAAGAag GCAAGGATCTGCAAGGAAGAGAAAAGGCCCCATTTCAGGAACTAGAGGAATGGATAGGTTTCGTTCAGAAGAAGCTTTTTATGTTAATCCTTTGCCTGACTGTTTATGTCAGAGAGAACAACCAAATTCACaaacttcttctttcattcgtcgataa
- the LOC101207155 gene encoding O-fucosyltransferase 7 isoform X1, translating into MPKPRRRAFSIMRKLLTCTICSMALVAVLSVPVQVFPSSRDVPIFSRSYKLPEQLGLKFQRPATGQSLTQELSPLRWSKAPRLFHKLACGSQTSALDDLWTPPSSRNFFPCTKPSLNYSSPGKTRGFLLVHTNGGLNQMRAGICDMVAIARIINATLVIPDLDKHSFWNDSSNFSDIFDEDHFINALSNDVKVIKKLPKEFATIARAVKHFRSWSGIDYYRDEIASMWKNHRVIRAAKSDSRLANNNLPADIQKLRCHACYEALRFSPKIEAMGKLLVDRMRSYGPYIALHLRYEKDMLAFSGCTHDLSPAEADELKMIRENTSYWKVKNIDPKEQRAKGYCPLTPKEVGIFLNALGYPSNTPIYIAAGDIYGGESHMSDFQLRYPLLMRKEFLASSKELEPFVHHASQMAALDYIVSVESDVFISSYSGNMARAVEGHRRFLGHRRTISPDRKSLVRLFDKLEKGTMQEGNNLASRIIELHKRRQGSARKRKGPISGTRGMDRFRSEEAFYVNPLPDCLCQREQPNSQTSSFIRR; encoded by the exons ATGCCGAAGCCGCGGAGAAGAGCGTTTTCGATCATGAGGAAGCTTCTAACATGTACTATTTGCTCAATGGCCTTAGTTGCTGTGTTGTCCGTTCCCGTCCAGGTCTTTCCTTCATCCAGAGACGTTCCGATCTTCTCTCGATCTTACAAACTCCCTGAG CAACTTGGATTAAAGTTTCAGAGACCGGCTACAGGGCAAAGCTTGACACAAGAGCTTTCACCACTTCGTTGGTCCAAAGCTCCTCGTCTTTTCCACAAG TTGGCTTGTGGCAGCCAGACCTCAGCTTTGGATGATCTTTGGACTCCTCCGTCGAGTCGTAATTTCTTTCCCTGCACTAAGCCTAGTCTTAATTACTCAT CTCCTGGAAAGACGAGAGGCTTCCTTCTGGTTCATACAAATGGAGGGCTTAATCAAATGCGCGCTGGG ATATGTGACATGGTTGCAATAGCACGTATAATTAATGCAACCCTCGTGATTCCTGATCTTGACAAGCATTCATTTTGGAACGACTCTAg CAACTTCTCAGATATTTTTGATGAAGATCATTTTATTAATGCTCTTTCCAATGATGTAAAAGTCATTAAGAAGCTTCCTAAGGAGTTTGCTACCATTGCAAGAGCAGTTAAGCATTTTAGAAGCTGGTCTGGCATTGATTACTACCGAGATGAGATAGCTAGCATGTGGAAGAATCATCGG GTTATTCGAGCTGCAAAGTCTGATTCTCGCTTAGCAAATAACAATCTTCCTGCTGACATACAGAAGCTGCGATGTCATGCTTGTTATGAAGCCTTGCGGTTTTCACCTAAAATTGAAGCTATGGGAAAG CTTTTGGTGGACCGTATGAGGTCTTATGGTCCTTACATTGCTTTGCATTTACGGTATGAGAAGGATATGCTAGCATTCAGTGGATGCACACACGATTTGTCTCCTGCAGAAGCTGACGAGCTAAAGATGATTAG GGAGAACACATCTTACTGGAAAGTAAAAAACATTGATCCCAAGGAACAAAGAGCCAAGGGGTATTGCCCCCTTACTCCAAAAGAGGTCGGAATTTTTCTAAACGCTCTTGGATACCCATCAAATACTCCTATATACATTGCCGCAGGTGATATATATGGGGGTGAATCACACATGTCTGATTTCCAATTGCGATATCCCTTGTTAATGAGGAAG GAATTTTTGGCATCTTCTAAAGAGCTTGAACCTTTTGTTCATCATGCATCTCAAATGGCTGCTCTGGATTACATTGTATCTGTTGAAAGTGATGTATTTATATCCTCATATTCTGGAAACATGGCCAGGGCAGTTGAAGGTCACCGCCGTTTCCTTGGACATAGGCGAACAATATCACCAGACAG AAAATCCCTTGTTCGTCTGTTTGACAAGCTTGAAAAAGGAACCATGCAAGAGGGCAATAACTTAGCCAGCCGAATTATTGAATTGCATAAAAGAag GCAAGGATCTGCAAGGAAGAGAAAAGGCCCCATTTCAGGAACTAGAGGAATGGATAGGTTTCGTTCAGAAGAAGCTTTTTATGTTAATCCTTTGCCTGACTGTTTATGTCAGAGAGAACAACCAAATTCACaaacttcttctttcattcgtcgataa
- the LOC101210580 gene encoding VQ motif-containing protein 9 — translation MEKSCQSSLTGDSSAANNGGSTASTGRDQYLRHLNKLSHKISKPSFVKKPGFDSSSQSNPSFNQNQSLPQPPQPPPPPPELGVQAQTQQPPQHHQPPVYNINKNDFRDVVQKLTGSPAHERFSNPPPIHPPKPQSSRLQRIRPPPLANVSNRPPPMLNSGVPLPQQQQQPPPGLNPRNSLSSANNFGRPVAPPLSPLPPLPAVHAPAESPVSAYMRYLHTSFSTLDSSQKQFSGFSPLAPLVSPRWNNLTSQQHLPPPAMAPGTIPPPPSSAAITSDSQLPMPSSPLPFGCMNSPRSAYPLLSPSLLFSPSAGPLGYPQFPLSPTVPVPSPRWRNL, via the coding sequence atggagaaaagcTGCCAATCTTCTCTGACTGGGGATTCCTCCGCCGCTAATAATGGCGGAAGTACGGCCTCTACAGGCAGGGACCAATATCTCAGGCATCTAAACAAGCTTTCCCACAAAATTTCCAAGCCTAGTTTTGTTAAGAAGCCTGGGTTTGATTCTTCTAGTCAATCTAATCCTAGTTTTAATCAGAATCAGAGTCTTCCTCAACCGCCGCAGCCGCCACCACCGCCGCCAGAATTGGGTGTGCAAGCTCAAACCCAACAGCCACCGCAGCACCATCAGCCACCGGTTTAcaatatcaacaaaaatgatttcCGGGATGTGGTTCAGAAGCTTACTGGGTCGCCGGCGCACGAGCGGTTTTCGAATCCGCCGCCGATTCATCCACCCAAGCCTCAGAGCTCTCGCCTTCAACGAATCCGACCACCTCCACTTGCAAACGTTAGTAATCGTCCTCCCCCGATGCTAAATAGCGGTGTTCCGTTGCCACAGCAGCAACAACAACCACCGCCTGGTCTGAACCCTAGAAATTCCCTTTCATCGGCTAACAATTTTGGACGGCCCGTTGCGCCGCCACTTTCGCCTCTGCCTCCGTTACCAGCCGTCCACGCGCCTGCTGAATCACCCGTTTCGGCTTATATGAGATATCTTCACACCTCATTTTCAACTCTCGATTCTAGTCAGAAGCAATTCTCGGGATTCTCACCTTTAGCTCCTCTGGTTTCACCTCGTTGGAACAACTTAACTTCACAGCAACACCTTCCACCACCGGCCATGGCACCAGGAACCATTCCTCCGCCACCTTCATCGGCTGCAATTACTTCAGACTCTCAATTGCCGATGCCCTCTTCACCTCTCCCATTCGGGTGTATGAATTCACCAAGATCAGCATACCCATTGCTGTCCCCAAGCTTGTTGTTTTCGCCATCCGCTGGTCCGTTAGGATATCCCCAGTTTCCATTGTCACCAACTGTGCCAGTGCCCAGCCCCAGGTGGAGAAATCTGTGA
- the LOC101207397 gene encoding serine--tRNA ligase, chloroplastic/mitochondrial isoform X1, producing MKIMIMGERGAIRHFHSFPPSHTFPKASTMGFQTLKLPAFPASSTSRLMVLPPTKTPSLTSLHPCVRTHRPPSRLLVRAFSLPSVEFDHPPSTIAGEEKVVKPQWKASIDFKWIRDNKDLVASNIQNRKSGANLELVLQLYDKMLNLQKEVEQLRAERNMVANKMKGKLEPSERQKLIEEGKNLKEGLVSLEENLLKLTDQLQQEAQCIPNTTHPDVPIGGEDCSIIRKMVGSPREFSFPVKDHLELGKQLDIFDFDAAAEVSGSKFYYLKNAAVTLELGLINWTLSEVMKRGFTPLITPEIVRSTVVEKCGFQPRGENTQVYSIEGSDQCLIGTAEIPVGGIHMDSILSESSLPLKYVAYSHCFRTEAGAAGAATRGLYRVHQFSKVEMFIFCRPEESESYHEELIRIEEDLFSSLGLHFKTLDMASADLGAPAYRKFDVEAWMPGLGRYGEISSASNCTDYQSRRLGIRYRPQEQVPSTLKKGKGNLAPTQFVHTLNATACAVPRMMVCLLENYQQEDGSVIIPEPLRPFMGGLDRISPASA from the exons atgaagataatgATAATGGGGGAAAGGGGTGCCATCCGCCATTTCCATTCCTTCCCGCCAAGCCATACCTTCCCCAAAGCTTCAACAATGGGATTCCAAACCCTTAAGCTACCTGCCTTTCCAGCCTCTTCCACTTCCCGTCTAATGGTACTGCCTCCCACTAAAACCCCTTCTCTTACTTCTCTTCATCCTTGTGTCCGTACCCACAGACCTCCATCTCGATTACTCGTTCGGGCTTTCTCATTGCCGTCCGTCGAATTCGACCACCCTCCCTCTACAATCGCCGGAGAAGAAAAgg TTGTGAAACCTCAATGGAAAGCTTCAATAGACTTCAAGTGGATTAGGGATAACAAGGATTTGGTGGCTTCAAATATACAGAATCGGAAATCTGGTGCTAATTTGGAACTTGTGCTTCAGCTTTATGACAAAATGTTAAATCTTCAGAAG GAAGTTGAGCAGCTTCGTGCTGAGAGGAATATGGTTGCAAACAAGATGAAAGGGAAGCTGGAACCATCCGAGCGTCAAAAACTCATAGAGGAAG GAAAGAATCTAAAGGAAGGATTGGTTTCTTTGGAAGAAAATCTTCTTAAACTAACAGATCAGCTTCAACAAGAAGCACAATGTATACCAAACACGACCCATCCGGATGTTCCTATCGGAGGGGAGGACTGCTCGATAATAAGAAAGATG GTTGGTAGCCCGAGGGAGTTCAGTTTTCCTGTTAAAGATCATCTTGAACTTGGGAAGCAACTGGACATTTTTGACTTTGATGCTGCTGCTGAG GTTAGTGGATCTAAGTTCTACTACCTGAAAAATGCGGCAGTAACATTAGAATTGGGTCTGATCAACTGGACACTCTCTGAAGTTATGAAGAGAGGCTTTACTCCTTTAATAACCCCGGAAATTGTTAGGTCCACAGTCGTTGAAAAGTGTGGATTCCAACCTCGTGGTGAAAATACTCAG GTTTATTCCATTGAGGGAAGTGACCAATGCCTCATTGGTACTGCAGAGATTCCTGTAGGAGGGATTCACATGGACTCCATCCTTTCTGAGTCTTCATTACCTTTGAAGTATGTTGCTTATTCTCATTGCTTTCGTACTGAGGCAGGTGCTGCTGGAGCGGCAACAAG AGGCCTGTATCGAGTTCACCAGTTCAGCAAGGTagaaatgtttatattttgcCGTCCTGAAGAGAGTGAGTCTTACCATGAAGAACTCATAAGGATTGAAGAGGACCTGTTCTCATCACTAGGATTGcatttcaa GACCTTGGATATGGCCTCAGCAGATTTAGGTGCACCTGCTTATCGAAAATTTGATGTGGAGGCATGGATGCCAGGTTTGGGACGATATGGCGAG ATATCAAGTGCATCGAATTGTACAGACTATCAAAGCCGTAGATTAGGAATCCGATATCGTCCCCAAGAACAGGTACCATCAACTTTGAAGAAGGGCAAAGGCAATCTAGCGCCAACACAATTTGTTCACACGTTGAATGCAACAGCATGTGCTGTGCCTCGAATGATGGTTTGCTTGCTTGAAAATTATCAGCAGGAAGATGGGTCTGTTATTATTCCTGAGCCATTGAGGCCTTTCATGGGTGGTCTTGACCGCATTTCTCCCGCATCTGCATAG